AACCATCTGTTTGTATGCCTATTTTTTTAAAAACCAGATTTAAAATTCTCAAATTAATATCTTTATTATTATTATCTTGAATATCAAATTTGGCTTGGATATTTGGGAATTCTAATATATATTGTTTCCCATCATAGATAACGGAGGCTTGATTGTCTTTGTCCAGAATGATTTGCTTGATAGTGAGTTTTTGAAAATATGAAATTCCCCAAATACCATATTTGATGTTATCTGTGAAAGTTTCTATATCAAGAGTTTGTTTAGAGGGTGTTTTAAGATATTGGGATAAATCAAGTTTTCCAATATCTAGCAAAAGCTTATTATCCAGTTTTAGATATAATTGAGAGATTTCAATGTTGCCAAATTTTATGTTATTAATATAAAAGCCATTTGACAAGATTTTATAACCTGTGAAGAGAAGTATAAGTATAATGACGAAAAATATGATGAGACTCAATATTTTTTTTGATACGATTTTACTCATTATTGTGTCAGTCTTTTTTTATTTAAGTATTCCCATGCGCTCAAGCAGCGTGATTAATATTCCTCAAGGGTCTATTAAAAGTATTATAACATATTTATCTAAAAATAATTTTGATATTAATATCTTTGATACATATGTTATAAGACTTATGGGCAAGCCCCAAAGCGGTTGGATAGATATTGGAAATACAGATCTTACAAAAGGTGATTTTTTATATCGTCTTACGAAGTCAAAAGCAGCGCTTAAGGATATTGTTTTGGTTCCCGGAGAAACAATGTATTTTTTTATACAAGATGCGGCTAATATTTTTGATTTGAATGCAAAAGATCTTTGGAGGGCTTATTATAAATACACTTCTTTGCCTGATGGAGTTATTTTGCCCAATACTTATAAATTGCCCCTGGGGATTAGTGCAAACTATTTGATGCAATATTTGATCAATCAATCCATGATAAAACATAAAGAATTATCCGTCAAAGTGCTTGGAAGATTTGATGAAAAACAATGGTTTCGTTATATTGCAATTGCTTCTATTGTTCAAAAAGAAGCTGCAGATAAAGAAGAAATGCCTATTATTGCAGCTGTTGTTTATAATCGAAT
The DNA window shown above is from Helicobacter sp. 11S03491-1 and carries:
- the mltG gene encoding endolytic transglycosylase MltG: MTKNMMRLNIFFDTILLIIVSVFFYLSIPMRSSSVINIPQGSIKSIITYLSKNNFDINIFDTYVIRLMGKPQSGWIDIGNTDLTKGDFLYRLTKSKAALKDIVLVPGETMYFFIQDAANIFDLNAKDLWRAYYKYTSLPDGVILPNTYKLPLGISANYLMQYLINQSMIKHKELSVKVLGRFDEKQWFRYIAIASIVQKEAADKEEMPIIAAVVYNRIKIGMPLQMDGALNYGQYSHIKVTPQRIKQDTTPYNTYKYRGVPPYPVGSVSMDAILAVINPANVKYLYFVKAKNGKHIFSATYKQHLKNIK